A DNA window from Vigna angularis cultivar LongXiaoDou No.4 chromosome 1, ASM1680809v1, whole genome shotgun sequence contains the following coding sequences:
- the LOC108325337 gene encoding auxin-responsive protein SAUR71 has product MEFVKKWKRVLGRSKRLYPENSVSGSYGRLRNKERQHRKKACVAPQGCLCVYVGPERERFVIKIEIANHPLFKELLDGAEREYGYRNDGPLCLPCHVDLFCEALTEMEIGTAEEGVMGSRSYRHNSCSVSDTRCRYSRGSFSDCYYENLVN; this is encoded by the coding sequence ATGGAGTTTGTGAAGAAGTGGAAGAGAGTACTGGGAAGAAGCAAGAGATTGTATCCGGAGAACAGCGTAAGTGGAAGCTATGGCAGATTGAGAAACAAAGAAAGACAACATAGGAAGAAGGCTTGTGTGGCTCCACAAGGTTGTCTTTGTGTCTACGTTGGACCCGAGAGAGAGAGATTCGTTATCAAGATCGAGATAGCGAACCACCCTTTGTTCAAAGAGCTTCTGGATGGTGCTGAGAGAGAATATGGGTATAGAAACGATGGTCCCTTGTGTCTCCCTTGCCACGTTGACTTGTTCTGTGAAGCACTGACGGAGATGGAAATCGGCACCGCGGAAGAAGGTGTTATGGGTTCTCGTAGTTACAGGCACAATTCATGTTCAGTTTCTGATACCAGATGTAGATATTCGAGAGGGTCTTTCTCTGATTGTTATTATGAAAACCTTGTGAATTGA
- the LOC108331265 gene encoding recQ-mediated genome instability protein 1 has protein sequence MPVRRLRLDSDTDEEEQHPLQPQSQPRPQPQPHFPEVPVEISDDEFIDVAESLSPPSPSCPVSDFLRRLGLSLKRGWLASCLRQLQVSVTSFEHLDVAAKAKRCFEQFLFADMNLCGAGVLPPAVDSMHLRVLPGPYVLQVDEIINITCPLRGRYEQAPPGPKRCLKLSMTDGVQRVFGMEYRPIKALEVCAPSGLKVAISNVHVRRGLLMLVPEVIEVLGGLVEELDAARKRLVEEINKPPRGKRNKNGELPPLATRATLAAWPPGGVDNRACNGSTLHSTVSSQENNQGSGRSIPGTVNSLTTEDTLSMGAHSAPANSIHRMSSHSMGAHSDLTTGAGRSIPSTVNSLTTEDTLSMGAHSPPANSIHCMSSHSNAMNVDTPRDTNPVFHATPMSNQLSSVISKAKEMHIDASNARECSIDNRSSNMDSNVAAAHIDTVNITPENAVGIECSPVVYNVETDSDRTPVATDTTLLHRTSSTALNTSDVQMVDALNHPLILSRDQEVPFTYIASLSVKWAKMKGEAPSVQGKIKCFLTGVKGFQFKKRTTYELQAYVDDGSLISEILVDHNVVEKGIGYSPEEVTAALSSPDTKIVHQMKDTMRKFQAFLANFEGIILVEFNKKKTLPLALEMSQGCPQSDAWLLLRRLKSLQPPLVQNPTDPIELSP, from the exons ATGCCCGTACGCCGTCTCAGACTCGATTCCGACACCGACGAAGAAGAACAACACCCACTCCAACCCCAATCCCAACCACGGCCACAGCCACAGCCACATTTTCCGGAGGTTCCCGTTGAAATATCCGACGACGAATTCATCGACGTCGCTGAAAGCCTCTCTCCGCCTTCCCCTTCCTGTCCAGTCTCTGACTTCCTCCGCCGCCTCGGTCTGTCTCTCAAGAGAGGATGGCTCGCTTCCTGTCTCCGCCAACTCCAAGTCTCTGTTACGTCCTTCGAACACCTCGACGTTGCCGCGAAAGCCAAACGCTGTTTCGAGCAGTTCCTCTTCGCCGACATGAATTTATGTGGCGCCGGCGTGCTCCCTCCCGCCGTCGATTCCATGCACCTTCGCGTTCTCCCTGGTCCCTACGTTTTGCAG GTtgatgaaataattaatatcacTTGTCCCCTACGAGGAAGATACGAACAAGCACCTCCTGGACCTAAGAGGTGCCTCAAGTTGTCAATGACTGATGGTGTTCAGAGAGTCTTTGGAATGGAGTATAGGCCTATCAAAGCGCTTGAAGTTTGTGCCCCTTCTGGTTTGAAG GTTGCTATCTCTAATGTACATGTGCGTCGTGGACTTCTAATGTTGGTCCCTGAAGTCATTGAAGTTTTGGGGGGATTGGTTGAGGAGCTGGATGCTGCTCGAAAACGACTGGTTGAAGAAATAAACAAGCCACCTAGGGGGAAAAG AAACAAAAATGGAGAGCTCCCTCCTTTAGCTACCAGAGCAACACTTGCTGCATGGCCTCCAGGTGGGGTTGATAATCGTGCGTGCAATGGCTCCACACTGCACAGTACTGTTTCTTCCCAAGAAAACAACCAAG GTTCTGGCCGAAGCATACCCGGCACTGTTAACAGCTTAACAACTGAAGATACTTTGTCCATGGGTGCACACAGTGCTCCTGCTAATTCAATACACCGCATGTCATCACATTCCATGGGTGCACACAGTGATTTAACTACAGGTGCTGGCCGAAGCATACCTAGCACTGTTAACAGCTTAACAACTGAAGACACTTTGTCCATGGGTGCACACAGTCCTCCTGCTAATTCAATACACTGCATGTCATCACATTCCAACGCCATGAATGTGGATACGCCTAGGGATACCAATCCTGTATTCCATGCTACTCCTATGTCTAACCAGCTCTCTTCTGTAATCTCAAAGGCCAAGGAGATGCACATAGATGCTTCTAATGCAAGGGAATGTTCTATTGACAATCGGTCTTCTAACATGGATTCAAATGTTGCAGCTGCACATATTGACACAGTTAATATAACACCAGAAAATGCTGTAGGTATTGAGTGCTCTCCTGTTGTTTACAATGTTGAGACAGATTCAGATAGAACTCCTGTTGCTACAGATACTACTCTTCTGCATAGAACCTCATCCACTGCTTTAAACACTAGCGATGTCCAGATGGTTGATGCCCTTAACCATCCACTCATACTGTCTAGAGACCAAGAGGTTCCTTTCACATACATAGCTAGTTTGTCAGTCAAGTGGGCTAAAATGAAGGGGGAAGCTCCTTCCGTTCAGGGGAAAATCAAG tgttttttGACTGGTGTAAAAGGATTCCAGTTTAAGAAAAGGACAACATATGAACTTCAGGCGTATGTAGACGATGGTAGCCTTATTTCTGAAATCCTTGTCGATCATAAT GTTGTAGAGAAAGGAATTGGTTATTCTCCTGAGGAGGTAACTGCTGCTCTTTCTTCCCCTGACACAAAGATTGTCCACCAAATGAAGGATACAATGCGTAAATTTCAAGCCTTTTTAGCAAACTTTGAG GGAATAATTCTTGTGgagttcaataaaaaaaaaacccttccACTTGCTCTAGAGATGAGTCAAGGTTGTCCTCAGTCTGATGCATGGTTACTTCTGAGAAGGCTGAAGTCTCTTCAACCTCCACTAGTTCAAAACCCTACGGATCCGATTGAATTATCCCCGTAA
- the LOC108324343 gene encoding DEK domain-containing chromatin-associated protein 1, with product MSSETLENERSQAEEEVQAEENHTEQEDTPMKNDVSENGDVKEKDEVEEETDERDEAKSSKSPEESGYATPTTKRPTRERKTVDRYTVSSPDKFHKSSSLKASSIEKGNGTQLKDIPNVAFKLSKRKADENLHALHKILFGQRGKAIAVKRNIGLFSGYVWTDNEEKLKAKTKEKIEKCAKEKLVDFCNVLNIPINKTTMKKEELSAKLFEFLVSPHATTDVLLADKKMKGKKRGRKPTPNKSETPAKKQKKTSIARKKQKQSSDVEESDVSEPSEAEVDSEEDDVPKSESDHDDENMSEKEEDKEKAHTGSSTKTLNEDQDEPAKKTTTVETTKSNEKTPKRSTSKIARNVNTSKSKQSTSNKQKTVRENQNSKRKVADKKRTDKSSKASVKDGGKGKRSEKAEDGPSKNEMHRVVVDILKKVDFNTATLSDILKQLGTHFDVDLMHRKAEVKDIITDVINNMSDNDKEETSNVGDDDGEDEELL from the exons ATGTCTTCTGAAACCCTAGAAAACGAGAGGTCACAAGCGGAAGAAGAAGTCCAAGCTGAGGAAAATCACACCGAACAAGAAGACACTCCGATGAAGAACGACGTGAGCGAAAACGGagatgtaaaagaaaaggacGAGGTAGAAGAAGAGACTGATGAGCGTGACGAAGCGAAGTCTAGCAAGTCACCAGAAGAAAGCGGTTACGCTACGCCAACTACTAAGAGACCAACTAGGGAGAGGAAAACGGTGGATAGGTACACTGTTTCTTCGCCCGATAAGTTTCACAAGTCTTCCTCTCTCAAAGCTTCGTCAATTGAAAAG GGCAACGGTACGCAGCTCAAGGACATTCCAAATG TGGCTTTCAAGTTATCAAAGAGAAAAGCTGACGAGAACCTGCATGCGCTTCATAAAATACTCTTTGGGCAAAGGGGAAAG gCAATCGCAGTAAAGAGAAATATAGGACTGTTTTCTGGCTATGTGTGGACTGACAATGAG GAAAAACTGAAAGCAAAGACAAAGGAGAAGATTGAGAAATGTGCGAAAGAAAAGTTGGTGGACTTCTGTAATGTGCTTAATATTCCGATAAATAAGACCACTATGAAGAAA GAGGAACTGTCTGCGAAGTTGTTTGAATTTTTGGTGTCCCCGCATGCTACAACTGATGTTCTTCTAGCCGACAAAAAAATG AAAGGTAAAAAGCGAGGCAGAAAGCCAACCCCAAACAAATCTGAAACACCTGCCAAG AAGCAAAAGAAAACCTCAATAGCTCGGAAAAAGCAAAAGCAGTCTTCTGATGTCGAGGAGAGTGATGTATCTGAACCTTCCGAGGCAGAAGTTGATTCTGAGGAAGATGATGTTCCAAAAAGTGAAAGTGATCATGATGACGAAAACATGTCAGAGAAAGAGGAAGATAAAGAAAAGGCTCACACTGGGTCTTCGACGAAGACTCTGAATGAAGACCAAGACGAACCAGCAAAGAAGACTACTACAGTAGAGACAACCAAGAGCAATGAAAAAACTCCAAAAAGATCTACTTCAAAAATAGCTCGTAATGTCAATACTTCGAAGTCCAAGCAGTCTACTTCCAATAAACAGAAAACAGTAAGGGAAAACCAGAATTCGAAAAGGAAGGTTGCAGACAAAAAACGAACAGACAAGTCTTCAAAGGCTTCAGTTAAGGATGGAG GAAAAGGTAAACGTAGCGAGAAAGCTGAAGACGGACCTAGTAAGAATGAAATGCATCGAGTGGTAGTTGATATTTTAAAGAAAGTAGATTTCAATACG GCAACTTTATCCGATATCCTGAAACAACTTG GTACTCATTTTGACGTGGATTTAATGCATAGAAAAGCAGAGGTGAAGGATATAATTACAGATGTAATTAATAACATGTCAGATAACGATAAGGAGGAAACATCAAATGTTGGAGACGATGACGGTGAAGACGAGGAATTGTTGTAG